One Bacteroidales bacterium genomic window carries:
- a CDS encoding PKD domain-containing protein: protein MKRILYLLLLTSFSLSGKVLMAQPPSLFADPGTSYCAGGTGVILGVLNSVNGTTYQLQQNTGSWVTITTISGNGGIVYFTGNRTAGQYRLRDTNGNTFNTLLITVVAYPETTYNVTGGGDYCAGGTGLPVGLSGSQVGVIYDLFLNGGSTPVFSMNGNGSALNFGIYTTGTYTIKARRSDCYKNMNGNAIIAEKPLPVVSFTSTSFPAPDCGTVHFNSTTTIGTAPFQYDWDFTDGTSTVEDPDHQFTAYGNGTQPFLVSLNVTDAFGCVGTISNTISVQQRPNASLTPTPVPTWSNCDPNPTAVFDLTVMNTTTTPALNASYSIDWGDGSPVENYLSSWGYGSTASHSYPLKGSSVLTITVVGLDGCEDVKQYNVFNGSQPGGGIYVEPGETEGCADFTVIYKFIPPNPPNTPGTTYHFDYGDGQFEDYTQATLPPIDPITGRIHFPHTYTNPSCGLTNASGNVTNSYEFTGIILNDCGSVTPSLGGIKVSEKANASFDLIEFPLDPIILCVNVPHTFSNQTNVGCFINGNIPITITNYDWDFGDGIGTSTLENPTYTYTATGEYTVTLGAHTAESFPANCGEDVVTRTVCVQDIPTASFTVPSASNSACAPYEFVPNNTSTTTASCSEPEFLWVVSPNSGYTFLGGTDATSDEPQFQFFQEGIYTIQLSARIISGVNFCYEDLSDPYILTIKGAPIVTVIPTTPFPLCGPGQVTLTNADIVYDANYGTITGYQWTVTPAVPAFNDTDPFPSIFFPNDLTQNYQLSVDVENECGITTSLDLIVHVTQTIDNNIVSFTGNSTICSGMTFAGSITGTPPSGGEGVGNYQFQWFKDEGSGWVAIPGQVSQNLTSGPVLTVSPTSFRRQVKSGNCTDESNVITFTVLPGIQNNSITGVPAICNGATPAAIIGTPPTQGSGSYTYLWEQSVTPFSTWTPASGTNNSPDYTPPALNQTTHYRRTVYSTPCELLSNEIIVDVNEIPSISSVNEKYICSNDFINYTPTSTVAGTTYSWTSPNDPSGCISGNLLAGNGIVNDMLVNSCTSLHSLVYTITPQGPGTTLCVGSSFPFTVYVNPVAHITNPVNQQTVVSGNSTTPIVFTSDVTGVNYQWSVSNNTCPLNTYFHTLPVGL, encoded by the coding sequence ATGAAAAGAATCCTCTACCTCCTGCTGCTGACCTCATTTTCTCTTTCCGGTAAAGTTCTGATGGCTCAGCCCCCATCACTTTTTGCAGACCCAGGCACCAGTTACTGCGCAGGAGGAACAGGTGTTATCCTTGGGGTTCTCAATTCGGTAAATGGCACTACTTACCAATTGCAGCAGAATACAGGTTCATGGGTTACCATCACCACAATTTCCGGAAATGGCGGAATTGTTTATTTTACAGGCAATCGCACAGCCGGGCAATACCGCCTTAGAGATACCAATGGTAATACTTTTAATACACTTTTAATAACTGTAGTTGCATATCCTGAAACCACTTATAATGTTACAGGGGGTGGCGACTATTGTGCTGGTGGAACCGGCCTGCCGGTAGGATTAAGCGGAAGCCAGGTCGGTGTAATTTATGATCTTTTTCTGAACGGGGGATCCACCCCGGTTTTTTCAATGAATGGAAATGGAAGTGCATTAAATTTTGGCATTTATACCACCGGCACCTATACCATTAAAGCCCGGCGAAGTGACTGCTACAAAAACATGAACGGAAATGCGATAATTGCCGAAAAACCACTTCCTGTTGTTTCCTTTACATCTACATCATTCCCAGCCCCTGATTGCGGGACTGTGCATTTCAATTCAACCACTACAATCGGGACTGCACCCTTTCAATATGACTGGGATTTCACTGATGGCACATCCACTGTTGAAGACCCTGATCATCAATTCACTGCCTATGGTAATGGAACACAACCTTTCCTGGTGTCCTTGAATGTGACGGATGCTTTTGGCTGTGTCGGGACTATTTCAAATACCATATCTGTGCAACAGCGGCCAAATGCATCTCTTACTCCAACACCTGTTCCTACCTGGTCAAATTGTGATCCAAATCCAACGGCTGTTTTTGACCTAACTGTTATGAATACAACCACCACTCCAGCACTAAACGCCAGCTATTCTATTGATTGGGGCGACGGAAGTCCGGTTGAAAACTATCTTTCCAGTTGGGGCTATGGTTCTACTGCATCTCACTCCTATCCTCTGAAGGGATCATCTGTACTGACTATTACTGTAGTTGGTCTGGATGGTTGTGAAGATGTTAAACAGTACAATGTTTTCAATGGTTCTCAACCAGGTGGAGGTATATATGTTGAACCAGGTGAAACAGAAGGTTGTGCAGATTTTACAGTAATCTATAAATTTATTCCCCCGAATCCTCCTAATACTCCGGGCACTACCTATCATTTTGATTATGGGGATGGACAATTTGAGGATTACACTCAGGCCACACTTCCTCCAATTGATCCAATTACTGGGAGAATTCATTTCCCGCACACATATACGAATCCTTCCTGCGGTTTGACCAATGCATCCGGAAATGTCACCAATTCCTATGAGTTCACTGGTATTATTTTAAACGATTGCGGTTCTGTAACTCCAAGTCTAGGTGGGATAAAAGTTTCAGAAAAAGCTAATGCAAGCTTTGACCTGATTGAATTTCCACTGGATCCGATCATCTTATGTGTGAACGTTCCTCATACATTTTCGAACCAAACCAATGTAGGATGCTTCATCAATGGAAATATTCCCATTACCATAACCAATTATGATTGGGACTTTGGCGATGGAATTGGCACCTCCACCCTTGAAAACCCAACATATACCTACACTGCAACAGGCGAATATACAGTTACCCTGGGAGCACACACTGCAGAAAGCTTCCCAGCAAATTGCGGAGAGGATGTGGTAACCAGAACGGTATGTGTTCAGGATATCCCTACAGCTTCCTTTACAGTTCCCAGTGCCAGCAATAGTGCCTGCGCCCCTTACGAATTTGTCCCTAACAACACCAGTACCACTACTGCCAGCTGCTCCGAACCTGAATTTTTATGGGTAGTTAGCCCCAATAGTGGTTATACCTTTTTAGGTGGAACCGATGCCACCAGTGACGAACCACAGTTTCAGTTTTTCCAGGAAGGGATCTATACAATACAACTCAGTGCCAGGATCATATCGGGTGTAAACTTCTGTTATGAAGACCTTTCTGACCCCTATATCCTTACTATTAAAGGGGCTCCGATTGTAACAGTAATTCCCACCACCCCATTTCCATTATGTGGCCCGGGACAGGTTACCCTTACAAATGCTGACATTGTTTATGATGCCAATTACGGAACTATTACCGGCTACCAATGGACCGTTACACCTGCTGTTCCGGCATTTAACGATACCGACCCTTTCCCCTCCATTTTTTTCCCTAACGACCTTACACAAAATTACCAACTCAGTGTGGATGTTGAGAATGAATGCGGAATTACAACTTCTTTGGATTTAATTGTCCATGTTACTCAAACCATCGATAATAATATTGTCTCTTTCACAGGCAATTCAACCATTTGCTCAGGAATGACCTTTGCCGGGTCCATCACCGGTACTCCGCCTTCTGGTGGTGAGGGAGTTGGAAATTACCAGTTTCAATGGTTTAAAGATGAGGGTTCAGGTTGGGTGGCAATTCCCGGACAAGTCTCTCAAAACCTTACTTCGGGCCCGGTTTTAACTGTGAGTCCAACCAGTTTCAGAAGACAGGTTAAATCAGGAAATTGCACAGATGAATCCAATGTAATTACTTTCACTGTCTTACCTGGAATACAGAATAATTCCATTACTGGTGTGCCAGCAATCTGCAATGGGGCAACCCCTGCTGCGATCATTGGCACTCCTCCAACACAGGGTAGTGGCAGTTATACCTACCTCTGGGAACAGAGTGTAACACCGTTTTCTACCTGGACTCCGGCCTCCGGGACAAATAATTCTCCAGATTATACGCCACCTGCACTTAACCAAACAACTCATTACAGAAGAACTGTTTATTCAACACCATGTGAGTTACTCAGCAATGAAATCATTGTTGATGTGAATGAAATACCTTCAATTTCAAGTGTAAATGAAAAATACATCTGTTCAAATGATTTTATCAATTATACACCCACTTCAACAGTAGCTGGCACAACCTATTCATGGACTTCTCCGAATGATCCTTCCGGATGTATCTCGGGGAATCTTCTTGCTGGAAATGGTATCGTGAACGACATGCTGGTAAATAGTTGTACAAGTCTGCACAGTTTAGTTTATACCATTACTCCACAAGGGCCTGGTACAACTTTATGTGTGGGGTCGTCATTCCCATTCACTGTTTATGTGAACCCGGTGGCTCATATAACAAACCCAGTCAATCAGCAAACTGTGGTTTCAGGTAATTCTACAACACCGATTGTTTTCACTTCAGATGTTACCGGTGTCAATTACCAATGGTCGGTTTCCAATAACACCTGTCCGCTGAACACTTACTTTCATACCCTTCCGGTAGGTCTTTGA